From Hydra vulgaris chromosome 15, alternate assembly HydraT2T_AEP, one genomic window encodes:
- the LOC136091743 gene encoding small ribosomal subunit protein uS17-like, with protein sequence MSSVFLGQVVGTKMIKTVKVCVTSLKLHPVILQYWNTKKVYLAHDEHSLCKEGDMVLIKETRKLSKKKRYTILDIVERMPQTQMESSTQVGQKFLQS encoded by the exons atgtcatcAGTGTTTCTTGGCCAGGTTGTTGGTACAAAGATGATAAAAACAGTCAAGGTTTGTGTAACAAGTCTCAAACTCCATCCTGTGATTTTACAG TACTggaatacaaaaaaagtttacttagcTCATGATGAGCACAGCCTGTGCAAAGAGGGTGATATGGTGTTAATTAAAGAAACTCGTAAATTAAGCAAAAAGAAAAGGTACACAATTCTAGACATTGTAGAGAGAATGCCTCAGACTCAAATGGAATCTTCTACTCAAGTTGGTCAAAAGTTTTTACAATCGtag